The window TCTCCGGCAAAACTGTGGTGGACATCATCGATTTTGATTCATGGAAATCTCAAGAGCAAAGGCGCCTTCTTGAACTCATAAAGAGCGTCCCGGAAGATGTACACGTTTTCGTACGCTCTCAGAGATCATCCACAAAAGGTGTGAGTTTGGATTTGCCGAAGCCGTGGGAGACGGACAAGTGGCTCGAGTGGATAGAGAAACGTTTCAGCGAACACGGATTGAAGATCACCAAAGACGCACTTCAGCTCTTTTTCTCCAAAGTTGGAACAAGCGACCTTTTCGTGGAAAGAGAGATTGAAAAACTGAAAGCCTATTCCGAAACTGGTAACATCACAGCAGAAGACGTGGAAGCGGTGGTCTTCACCTATCAAACCCCAGGGTACGATGAGTTTTGCTTTGCCGTCTCTGAGGGAAAAAGAAGGCTTGCACACTCCCTTTTATCACAGATGTGGAAGAACACAGAACCAGTGGTAATTTCTGCTGTGCTCGTGAATCATTTTCTTGATCTTTTCAAACTGGTTGTGCTCGTCACCAGAAAGAGATACTACACTTGGCCGGACATTTCGAGGATCTCGAAAGAACTCGGTATTCCAGTTCCCAGAGTGGCGCGCTTTCTGGGTTTTGCGTTCAAAGCGTGGAAGTTCAAGGTGGTAAACCACCTTCTCTACTACGATACCGCCAGGCTCGAGTCGATCCTCAGGAGACTCTACGAACTGGACAGGTCTGTCAAGAGTGAGGAAGATCCGAAACCACTTTTTCACGGGTTCATAGAAGAGGTGGCGCTGGATGTATATTCTCTTCAAAGAGACGAAAAATAACTGGTACAGCCTCGCTGCCCTTCTTTCTACGATATACAGCAGACATCTCAATGTGGTGGCAAAACCTGTGAGATTCGATGAGATAAAGAATTTCCCTCCCGATGAAACCGTGGTTGCTTACTCTTTCATGAGTTTTGACCTTGATACCGTGAAAGAGGAGGTCGCGGTGCTGAAGGAAAGAGGCTACACCCTCATAGCGGGGGGACCACATGCGAGCGCTGATCCTGAGGGTTGCTTGAGAATGGGATTCGATCACGTTTTCATCGGAGACGGTGAAGAAAACATCCTGAGGTTCATAATGGGGGAGAGAAGTAGGATCTTCGATGGAGTCTCGAAGAGGGTTAATCTGAACCACTATCCACCTTTCCTCCCCTCGAAAGGAATCTACATGCCCATTGAAATCACAAGAGGATGCCCCTTTGCTTGTGCGTACTGTCAGACTCCAAACCTTGCGGGAAGACGAGTGAGACATCGGGATGTGGACGTGGTCCTTCATTACGCAAAGCTCGGTGTGGAGAAAAGCAGGAAACTGGCGCGTTTCATAGCCCCAAACTCCTTTGGGTACGGTTCCAGAAACGGTGTAACTCCAAATGTTGAAAAGATAGAAGAGCTTCTTTACGGGCTCAGGAAAGTCGGCGTTGAGGAGATCTATTTCGGGACTTTTCCGTCCGAAGTGAGACCCGAGTCCGTAACCGACGAAGTGCTGAAAGTGGTGAAAAAATATGTTAACAACCGATCGATAGTGATAGGAGCTCAGAGTGGTAGCGACAGAATATTGAGGATCATAAAGCGAGGTCATACCGTAGAACAGGTCGAAGAAGCCATAGAGAAGATAGCATTTCACGGTTACACACCACACGTCGATTTCATATTCGGATTTCCGTTCGAGACAAAGGAGGATATAGAGATGACGTTCAACTTCATCATCAAGATCGTGGAAAAATACGGTGCCAGGATTCACGCACACACCTTCATGCCACTTCCTGGAACGGAGCTCTTCAGGGCAGGACCTGGAAGGCTCACGAAGGATCACTACAGGTTCCTCGGAAGACTCGCTTCGAAGGGTATACTGGACGGATACTGGTTGAAACAGGAAACACTATCAAGGAAGGTGTACGAAATTGCGAGTGGCAGCGGTTCAGATGCTTCCGTTGATCGGGGAGTTCGAGGAGAACCTGGGTAAGATAGAGCGCTTCGTGGAAGAAGCAGCTTTGAACGATGTGGACATGATCGTCTTTCCTGAGCTCACGGTCAGCGGTTACACGTGGGATGGGAAGACGTTGGAGAAGGGCGCCAGGTTCTTCGATGAGGTTGCCAAGAAGAAACTTTTGAGGCTTTCAAGGGAAAGACAGATCGTTATCGTCGTTGGCACTCCTAGAATCGTTTTGGGAAACCTCAGAAACTCTCTGGTGATCTTCAAAAAGAAGAGAGAACTTCTTTTCTACGATAAAACACATCTTTTTCGTAGAGAGAAAGATGTCTTCGAGCCAGGGGAGTACTTTCTTACCTTCTCTTACAAAGGAGTTGTCTTTGGAACGTTGATCTGCTATGAGATAGGTTTTCCGGAGATCTCGCGGATTTTGACCTTCAGAGGAAGCAAGGTGATCCTTTCCTCTTTTGCCTTTGGGAAGGAAAGGGAGCACACCTACGACATCGCAACGAGGGCACGAGCGGTGGAAAACAGTGTTTTCCTGGTGGCGTCGTCCACGAGTGGCAGAGGATTTGTGGAGTTCGTTGGAAGAACGAGGATAGTTGCTCCCAATGGAAAGATTCTCAAGGAGATAGGAGCCGGTGAAGGTATGATATTCAAGGACCTCAATCCTGACATCGTCTACCATTACAGATACGACGAAGAGGCTGACTCTCATGCTTATCTCAGAAACTACAAGATCCACATGTATACCTTGCAAAAGGGGAGGTTATAAAGTGAAGTACTTCGGCACCGACGGGATAAGGGGTATTTTCGGGGACACCTTGACCGATGAGCTGGCGTTCAAGGTGGGAAAAGCGCTGGGGGAGATCGTTGGAGAGGGGAAAGTACTCATAGGAAAGGATACGAGAGTTTCAGGAGATTCTCTGGAAGCGGCCCTTTCTGCAGGACTCACTTCGATGGGTGTTGATGTTCTTTCCTGTGGTATCCTTTCCACGCCTGCAGTGGCCCTTCTCACGAGGATCACGAGATCATACGGTGTGGTCATATCTGCGTCTCACAATCCTCCAGAGTACAACGGTATAAAGATCCTGAAGAGTGGCTACAAGATACCGAACGAACTGGAGGAGAAAATAGAGAGGAAGATAGAGGGGGAATTTCAGAAGCGCTATGTCGTGGGAAAGATAAGGCCTTTCAGAGAAGGAAAAGACATGTACATTGGTGCCGTCCTTGAGATGTTCAAAGATCTGGATCTTTCTGGAAAGAGCGTTTCCCTCGACCTTGCCAACGGAGCCACGACGACCACGGTGAAGGACGTGTTCGAATTCCTCGGCGCCGACTTGGAGATCTTCAACTCCTCACAGGATGGCCTTCTCATAAACCAGGGTTGTGGAGCCACGCACCCGAAATTTCTGGCAGAAGAGATGAAGAAGGGTAGGATCGGTTTCACTTTCGATGGTGATGGCGATCGTGTGATGGTGATAGACGAGGAAAGGAACGTGGTGAATGGGGATAAGATCATAGGAATACTGGCAGAGGGAATGATGAGAGAAGGAAGACTGGAGAACGCTGTTGTGGTGGGGACCGTCATGACCAATGGGGGGCTCGAAGAATATTTGAAGAAGAAAGGAGCGAAACTCCTCAGAACAAAGGTGGGAGACAAGTACGTTCTGGAAGAGATGTTAAGTTCAAAAGCGAATCTTGGTGGTGAAAGATCGGGTCACATCATAATCCTCGACAGGAGCACCACGGGTGATGGTCTCATAACCGCTCTGGAGTTGATGAGAACCATCGAAAAGTTGGGAAAGACCCTCTTGGAACTCGCGAAAGAAATACCGGACCTTCCACAGGTTACCAAGAACGTGAGAAGAACAGAGAAGACCTCCCTGGAGCATGAGGGGTTGAGGCGACTGATCGAAAAGTACAATGCCGAGGGTTACCGAATCATTGTGAGACCATCCGGGACGGAACCTGTCATAAGGATCACTGTGGAGGGAAGGGACAGAGACAGAGTGGAGGAAATTGCGGAAGTGCTCTCAAGGACTCTCGAGGGTTGAAATCCCGTATTCTATCCACACCTTGGCGAGG is drawn from Thermotoga sp. and contains these coding sequences:
- a CDS encoding TIGR04013 family B12-binding domain/radical SAM domain-containing protein; its protein translation is MYILFKETKNNWYSLAALLSTIYSRHLNVVAKPVRFDEIKNFPPDETVVAYSFMSFDLDTVKEEVAVLKERGYTLIAGGPHASADPEGCLRMGFDHVFIGDGEENILRFIMGERSRIFDGVSKRVNLNHYPPFLPSKGIYMPIEITRGCPFACAYCQTPNLAGRRVRHRDVDVVLHYAKLGVEKSRKLARFIAPNSFGYGSRNGVTPNVEKIEELLYGLRKVGVEEIYFGTFPSEVRPESVTDEVLKVVKKYVNNRSIVIGAQSGSDRILRIIKRGHTVEQVEEAIEKIAFHGYTPHVDFIFGFPFETKEDIEMTFNFIIKIVEKYGARIHAHTFMPLPGTELFRAGPGRLTKDHYRFLGRLASKGILDGYWLKQETLSRKVYEIASGSGSDASVDRGVRGEPG
- the holA gene encoding DNA polymerase III subunit delta; translation: MPVTFLTGASETQKEELIKKLLKDEKTEYIRIHPDDPDKLNFLRSIIKTRTIFSGKTVVDIIDFDSWKSQEQRRLLELIKSVPEDVHVFVRSQRSSTKGVSLDLPKPWETDKWLEWIEKRFSEHGLKITKDALQLFFSKVGTSDLFVEREIEKLKAYSETGNITAEDVEAVVFTYQTPGYDEFCFAVSEGKRRLAHSLLSQMWKNTEPVVISAVLVNHFLDLFKLVVLVTRKRYYTWPDISRISKELGIPVPRVARFLGFAFKAWKFKVVNHLLYYDTARLESILRRLYELDRSVKSEEDPKPLFHGFIEEVALDVYSLQRDEK
- a CDS encoding phosphoglucosamine mutase → MLISETTRSTCIPCKRGGYKVKYFGTDGIRGIFGDTLTDELAFKVGKALGEIVGEGKVLIGKDTRVSGDSLEAALSAGLTSMGVDVLSCGILSTPAVALLTRITRSYGVVISASHNPPEYNGIKILKSGYKIPNELEEKIERKIEGEFQKRYVVGKIRPFREGKDMYIGAVLEMFKDLDLSGKSVSLDLANGATTTTVKDVFEFLGADLEIFNSSQDGLLINQGCGATHPKFLAEEMKKGRIGFTFDGDGDRVMVIDEERNVVNGDKIIGILAEGMMREGRLENAVVVGTVMTNGGLEEYLKKKGAKLLRTKVGDKYVLEEMLSSKANLGGERSGHIIILDRSTTGDGLITALELMRTIEKLGKTLLELAKEIPDLPQVTKNVRRTEKTSLEHEGLRRLIEKYNAEGYRIIVRPSGTEPVIRITVEGRDRDRVEEIAEVLSRTLEG
- a CDS encoding carbon-nitrogen hydrolase family protein, whose translation is MRVAAVQMLPLIGEFEENLGKIERFVEEAALNDVDMIVFPELTVSGYTWDGKTLEKGARFFDEVAKKKLLRLSRERQIVIVVGTPRIVLGNLRNSLVIFKKKRELLFYDKTHLFRREKDVFEPGEYFLTFSYKGVVFGTLICYEIGFPEISRILTFRGSKVILSSFAFGKEREHTYDIATRARAVENSVFLVASSTSGRGFVEFVGRTRIVAPNGKILKEIGAGEGMIFKDLNPDIVYHYRYDEEADSHAYLRNYKIHMYTLQKGRL